Sequence from the Nitrosospira multiformis genome:
GAACGCCGGGCATCGACACCCCTTGCGGCTACCCGGATGAGCGCACGCGCACTTGCAATAGCCTGGTACGCCTTGGCAACATGTTGGCGCACCAGCTGCTTCTCTGGCAGCCGGGCGGATCTGCCACGATCAGAATTAATTCGGGCGCCCATTAAATCGAAACATCGTTGCGCCAATCCCACCCAGTTCATTGAGCGAAGCTGGCGGCCCATTCCGAGCCGCCAGCTCATTAAATCAATACCGCTGCCGCGGGTACCCAGCAGATTATGCGAAGGGACCCGCACCTCACTAAAAGATATCTCGCCCTGACCCAGGGAGCGGTCCATCACGGTAATCTGACGCTCGACCCTGAATCCAGGTGAATCAGCCGGAACGACAATCATGGAAAGGGCCTTGCCGGGTGCTGTATTTTCTTCGGCCGTGCGCGCCAGGACAGTGACAAAAGTCGCCCGGTCCGTATTGCCGACAAACCATTTTCTGCCATTGATAGTCCAGTTGCCATTCGACAGATATGCGGAGGTCGTTATCAGGGCGGGAAACGATCCGCCATGCTCCGGCTCCGTCATGCCGTAGCTTGGAATGGCTTTCCCGGCCACCATGGGTTGCAGGAAATTCTGGCGGATTTCATCGGTGCCAAATTTCAGCAGCATATGCGCATCGAGTGCAGAGTGGCTGCCAAGGATGGCCGGGGAGAATTCCGAGCGCCCCTCCTGTTCAGCGACGATCAGATAGTCTTCCAGAGACGCTATTCTTCCGCCGTGGGAGAGTGGATAAAACAAACCCCATAGTCCGGCATAGCGGGCTTTCTCGGCCAATTCCGATTGCAGGCAAAATGATGCATTTCCGTCTTGAGCCAACCGCGATTCGTTTGGAATGATCATTTCATCGACAAACTTTCTCACTTCGCTCGCAAGTACTCTGGCTAGTTCCGTGTGTGCCGATTTTTCGTGTATTTCCGGCATCAATGTGCCCATTGAGCAAAGCCGGGTTCAGTCATGCGCTGGACAAATTCGATTTCCGCGGTTAACTGCTTTTTATCGATCTTTCCCGCCGGACTGAGTGGCAGTTGCCGGTAGTAGCGTAAATATTCCGGAAGCTTGTTGGTTTCCAGACCCTGTTCACGCAGGTAGCGGGCGAATTGGGAGAGCGATGGGCGCTCGACCTCGTCGCGTAATACCAGGCAGAGACAAACGCGATGCCCCAGATCCGGATCGGCAACCGGTACACAGGCGGCGCTGACAACGGCTGGATGAGAGACTGCGATATTCTCAATTTGGGCGGGACTGATATTGATCCCGCCACGAATAATGATGTCTTTTTTACGACCGGACAGCACCAGATATCCGTCATTATCAATAAGACCAAGGTCTCCGGTATAAACCCAGCCTTCCTCATCCCGGTATAGCGCATCCAGGTCTGGAGCATTGACATATTGCATCGGGCTTATCGGGCCTCTGGCGGTAATTTCACCGATGCAACCTTGCGGCACCTCCTGCTTCTGGTCATCGACTATGCGGATGGAGCAGACGTCCGGATTAGGCCGGCCCGCTTTACGAAAAACAGTCTCCAAATCATCATCAAGGGTAGTGTGGCAGTTAACACCGTCCGCCGATCCGTATAAGCTGATAAACCCGCATCTGAATGCGTCGGTACATCGGCGGATTGAGGCTTCATCGATTTTCGCTCCGCCACTGATAATAGCCATCAGACTGGAGGTATCGATTTTAGATAATGCCGGGTCCGCGGCGATGCGTTGAAACATGGTGGGGACGCCAAAGATGTAGGTCGGCTTCAGCTCCGCGATGGCCTGAATGGCAGCCGCGACATCGAATTGCGGCAGAACAATAACCGATCCGCCGAGCCAGGACAAAATGCCGAATGTCGCGGTTGAGCCAAATGCCGTGCCAAGCGGCATTAAATAAAGTCCCCTGAAAGTACCTCCGTCAGGATGTATTCGTTGCAGAAAGCGTCCCCGTCCACCAGCCAGCGCATTATGCGAATAGGCAACCCATTTCGGCTCGGATTCGGTTCCGGATGAGATCAGGAGGCGAACGGGTGATTCGGGAGAGACTTCCGGTAATTGACTTAATTCAACTGGCTCGGCTTGAAACAGGTCATCCATTGTGTGCCAGCCTTTTCGGCTTCTTCCATCAACAACGAGAATACGGAGTGACAGCACAGTCGGCCGTATTGTTTCAATCATCTTACATAGATCGGTTCCGGCGTATTCCTGCTCGACAACAATTAAACGCGCGTCACACCGTCTCAGCAAGGACTGGATATCAAGGCGGCCGCGCCCTGGGGGAAAAGGCGCCACAATCGCGCCCAATGCGGCCGCCGCGAGATCGATTACGCAGCTACGCCAACTGTTAGGGAGCTGGTATGCCACAACGTCTCCGGAAACAATCCCCAGCGCTTTGAGACTGCCAGCCAGGCGATGGATCTTATCCAATAGCTCTGCGTAAGTGATGGTTTGATCGAGAGATATAACTGCCGGACTGTCGGGGTGCCGCCGTACATGCTCGCAAAACAATTCATATACGGATTTATCAGGATAAATTC
This genomic interval carries:
- a CDS encoding acyl-CoA dehydrogenase family protein: MGTLMPEIHEKSAHTELARVLASEVRKFVDEMIIPNESRLAQDGNASFCLQSELAEKARYAGLWGLFYPLSHGGRIASLEDYLIVAEQEGRSEFSPAILGSHSALDAHMLLKFGTDEIRQNFLQPMVAGKAIPSYGMTEPEHGGSFPALITTSAYLSNGNWTINGRKWFVGNTDRATFVTVLARTAEENTAPGKALSMIVVPADSPGFRVERQITVMDRSLGQGEISFSEVRVPSHNLLGTRGSGIDLMSWRLGMGRQLRSMNWVGLAQRCFDLMGARINSDRGRSARLPEKQLVRQHVAKAYQAIASARALIRVAARGVDARRSNDIEINIAKIAASQALCIASDSAVQLYGAEGISDLTPLSGIYRIARTSRILDGSDESLISSVGRRLINFYKEEDVYYFD
- a CDS encoding class I adenylate-forming enzyme family protein — translated: MNHSGVIDMVPAEIRKQWAQNGIYPDKSVYELFCEHVRRHPDSPAVISLDQTITYAELLDKIHRLAGSLKALGIVSGDVVAYQLPNSWRSCVIDLAAAALGAIVAPFPPGRGRLDIQSLLRRCDARLIVVEQEYAGTDLCKMIETIRPTVLSLRILVVDGRSRKGWHTMDDLFQAEPVELSQLPEVSPESPVRLLISSGTESEPKWVAYSHNALAGGRGRFLQRIHPDGGTFRGLYLMPLGTAFGSTATFGILSWLGGSVIVLPQFDVAAAIQAIAELKPTYIFGVPTMFQRIAADPALSKIDTSSLMAIISGGAKIDEASIRRCTDAFRCGFISLYGSADGVNCHTTLDDDLETVFRKAGRPNPDVCSIRIVDDQKQEVPQGCIGEITARGPISPMQYVNAPDLDALYRDEEGWVYTGDLGLIDNDGYLVLSGRKKDIIIRGGINISPAQIENIAVSHPAVVSAACVPVADPDLGHRVCLCLVLRDEVERPSLSQFARYLREQGLETNKLPEYLRYYRQLPLSPAGKIDKKQLTAEIEFVQRMTEPGFAQWAH